In the Sinorhizobium garamanticum genome, one interval contains:
- a CDS encoding phosphoenolpyruvate hydrolase family protein translates to MSTDTFVKHPTRSQLIDRFQKKIRAGEPIIGGGAGTGLSAKSEEAGDIDLIVIYNSGRYRMAGRGSLAGLLAYGNANQIVVEMASEVLPVVRHTPVLAGVNGTDPFVVMPTFLRELKEIGFAGVQNFPTVGLIDGLFRQNLEETGMSYAQEVEMIAEAHKLDLLTTPYVFSPEDALAMAKAGADILVCHMGLTTGGAIGAQSGKTMEDCVVLINQCIKAAREIRDDIIILCHGGPIANPEDARFILDSCPRCHGFYGASSMERLPTEEAIKSQTLAFKAIRRKTA, encoded by the coding sequence GTGAGCACTGATACCTTTGTCAAGCATCCCACCCGTTCTCAGCTGATCGACCGTTTCCAAAAGAAGATCCGCGCCGGCGAGCCGATCATCGGCGGCGGCGCCGGCACAGGCCTCTCGGCCAAGAGCGAGGAAGCCGGCGATATCGATCTCATCGTGATCTACAATTCCGGCCGCTACCGCATGGCCGGCCGCGGTTCGCTTGCCGGGCTTCTCGCCTATGGCAACGCCAACCAGATCGTCGTCGAGATGGCAAGCGAGGTTCTGCCGGTCGTCAGGCACACGCCGGTGCTCGCCGGCGTCAATGGCACGGATCCGTTCGTCGTCATGCCGACCTTCCTGCGCGAACTGAAGGAGATCGGCTTTGCCGGTGTGCAGAACTTCCCGACCGTCGGTCTGATCGACGGGCTCTTTCGCCAGAACCTCGAAGAGACCGGCATGAGCTATGCGCAGGAAGTCGAGATGATCGCCGAGGCGCACAAGCTCGATCTCCTGACTACGCCGTACGTGTTCAGCCCCGAAGATGCGCTGGCGATGGCGAAAGCCGGCGCCGATATCCTTGTCTGCCACATGGGACTGACGACGGGGGGGGCAATCGGCGCGCAATCGGGCAAAACCATGGAGGACTGCGTCGTGCTCATCAACCAGTGCATCAAGGCGGCACGCGAGATCCGCGACGACATTATCATCCTCTGCCATGGCGGCCCGATCGCCAATCCCGAGGACGCGCGCTTCATTCTCGATTCCTGCCCGAGATGCCACGGCTTCTACGGAGCAAGCAGCATGGAGCGGTTGCCGACGGAGGAGGCGATCAAGTCCCAGACGCTCGCCTTCAAGGCGATCCGCCGCAAGACCGCCTGA
- a CDS encoding Tm-1-like ATP-binding domain-containing protein — translation MNTVYVVGTCDTKGSELRYLRDLIREAGCDAVLVDVSVSEFHKEAADVDAQPSEVARFHPTSPKPEELKDRGKAVAAMSEALVEFIRSRTDVDGIIGAGGTGGTALIAPAMRALPIGVPKVLVSTVASGNVAPYVGPTDISMMYSVTDVSGLNRISRVVLANAAHSVAGMVLNKVSVADDERPAIGLTMFGVTTPCVQAVTGALEADFDCLVFHATGTGGQSFEKLADSGLLIGGIDVSTTEVCDYLVGGVFPCTADRFGAFARTRLPYVGSCGALDMVNFGAMDTVPSQFRSRRLHVHNPQVTLMRTTREECNRIGEWIGERLNLCQGPVRFLIPELGVSAIDAPGRPFHDPEADSALFAALERTVRRSDKRQLIRVPLHINDPEFAELLVTNFKEALREH, via the coding sequence ATGAATACAGTCTATGTGGTGGGAACCTGCGATACCAAGGGCAGCGAACTGCGCTATCTCCGCGATCTTATCCGGGAGGCAGGATGCGACGCCGTTCTGGTCGACGTTTCTGTGTCGGAGTTCCACAAGGAAGCTGCGGATGTCGATGCCCAGCCGTCCGAGGTCGCACGCTTCCATCCGACTTCACCGAAACCCGAAGAGCTCAAGGATCGCGGCAAGGCGGTCGCCGCCATGTCTGAGGCCCTGGTGGAATTCATCCGGTCGCGCACGGATGTCGACGGCATCATCGGCGCCGGCGGAACCGGTGGCACCGCGCTGATCGCCCCTGCCATGCGCGCGCTTCCGATCGGAGTGCCGAAGGTGCTCGTTTCGACTGTCGCCTCTGGCAATGTTGCGCCCTATGTCGGACCAACTGACATAAGCATGATGTATTCGGTGACGGACGTCTCCGGGCTCAACCGGATCTCGCGGGTGGTCCTCGCCAACGCGGCCCATTCCGTAGCCGGCATGGTCCTTAACAAGGTCAGCGTCGCCGACGACGAGAGGCCGGCCATCGGCCTAACAATGTTCGGTGTCACGACGCCGTGCGTCCAGGCAGTCACCGGTGCGTTGGAGGCAGACTTCGACTGCCTAGTGTTCCATGCCACGGGTACCGGCGGCCAGTCGTTCGAGAAACTCGCCGATTCCGGGCTCCTGATCGGCGGGATCGATGTTTCCACCACCGAGGTCTGCGACTATCTGGTGGGCGGAGTCTTTCCCTGTACGGCCGATCGCTTCGGCGCCTTCGCGCGCACCAGGCTACCCTATGTCGGCTCCTGCGGTGCGCTCGACATGGTCAATTTCGGGGCCATGGACACCGTGCCCAGCCAGTTCCGCTCGAGGCGCCTGCATGTCCATAATCCCCAGGTCACGCTGATGCGCACGACCCGGGAGGAGTGCAACAGGATCGGCGAATGGATCGGGGAGCGGCTGAACCTCTGCCAGGGGCCGGTCCGCTTCCTGATCCCGGAGCTCGGCGTCTCGGCGATCGACGCGCCCGGCCGGCCCTTCCACGATCCCGAGGCAGATAGCGCGCTCTTCGCGGCGCTCGAGCGCACGGTCCGCCGCAGCGACAAGCGGCAACTCATCCGCGTTCCCCTTCACATCAATGATCCGGAATTTGCGGAACTCCTGGTCACCAACTTCAAAGAGGCCCTTCGTGAGCACTGA
- a CDS encoding phosphoenolpyruvate hydrolase family protein, producing MPSTPRSIPVVTDLAASASDQPKSVTLYCPSCEGLDGSAYDTLALLPIHDANERLLAELRNGVPIDSQVFAGVFALDPFRRHVDILKALEAAGCHGVVNFPSVTAIDGEMRVSLEDFGYGVTAEINLLRTAVAKGFGALAVVDSFGMAQDAVTIGVSGLIAARHANDAMLAELSELAHETSLGLFRLPDAVGGT from the coding sequence ATGCCTTCCACACCTCGCTCTATTCCGGTCGTCACGGATCTCGCCGCTAGTGCTAGCGATCAGCCAAAGTCCGTGACGCTCTATTGCCCGTCCTGCGAAGGATTAGACGGCAGCGCCTATGACACCCTGGCGCTGCTTCCGATCCACGACGCCAACGAACGTCTTCTCGCCGAGCTCCGGAACGGCGTTCCGATCGACAGCCAGGTTTTTGCGGGCGTGTTCGCCCTCGACCCGTTCCGGCGCCACGTCGACATCCTCAAGGCCCTCGAGGCCGCCGGCTGCCACGGCGTCGTCAATTTTCCGAGCGTGACCGCGATCGACGGCGAAATGCGCGTCAGCCTCGAGGACTTCGGCTACGGAGTGACGGCCGAAATCAATCTCTTGCGGACGGCTGTCGCGAAGGGCTTCGGCGCGCTTGCTGTCGTCGACAGCTTCGGGATGGCGCAAGACGCCGTCACGATCGGCGTCAGCGGACTGATCGCGGCGCGGCACGCCAACGACGCCATGCTCGCCGAACTCTCGGAGCTTGCGCATGAGACCTCCCTGGGGCTGTTTCGACTTCCAGACGCCGTTGGCGGAACGTGA
- a CDS encoding ABC transporter ATP-binding protein yields MTDVTIRSVTKRYGALTVIPQLSFKIEDGEFVVLVGPSGCGKSTLLRMLAGLEEISGGDLLMGTEVINDRPAKERDMAIVFQNYALYPHMTVAENMGFALKLRKRPRAEINERVDKAAAILGLGKLLDRYPRALSGGQRQRVAMGRAIVRDPQVFLFDEPLSNLDAKLRVQMRAEIKALHQRLKITTVYVTHDQIEAMTMADKIVVMNEGRVEQMGTPLELYDRPANIFVAGFIGSPSMNFLPATVALTNSPVLKTPEGIELPVDNRVTLTGRAEVTYGIRPEHLQLGEFGIPAEVVVVEPTGSETQLYVTVGGREVVAVLKDRVDVRPGEKIWLAPRKGCAHFFDPKSGARITG; encoded by the coding sequence ATGACTGATGTAACTATCCGCAGTGTCACCAAGCGCTACGGCGCGCTGACCGTCATCCCTCAGCTTTCGTTCAAGATCGAGGATGGGGAGTTCGTAGTGCTGGTCGGACCGTCTGGATGCGGCAAGTCTACCCTGCTGCGCATGCTGGCGGGACTGGAGGAGATCTCCGGCGGCGATCTCCTGATGGGAACCGAGGTGATCAACGACCGTCCCGCCAAGGAGCGGGACATGGCGATCGTGTTCCAGAACTACGCGCTCTATCCGCATATGACAGTCGCCGAGAACATGGGCTTTGCGTTGAAACTGCGCAAACGGCCGCGGGCGGAGATCAATGAACGCGTCGACAAGGCGGCGGCGATCCTTGGGCTCGGCAAGTTGTTGGATCGTTATCCGCGCGCGCTTTCCGGTGGCCAGCGACAGCGCGTCGCCATGGGACGGGCGATCGTGCGCGACCCGCAGGTCTTCCTGTTCGACGAGCCGCTGTCTAATCTAGATGCCAAGCTCAGGGTGCAGATGCGGGCGGAGATCAAGGCTCTGCACCAGAGGCTGAAGATCACCACCGTCTATGTCACGCACGACCAGATTGAGGCCATGACCATGGCCGACAAGATCGTGGTGATGAACGAGGGACGGGTGGAGCAGATGGGCACCCCGCTCGAACTCTACGATCGCCCGGCCAACATCTTCGTGGCCGGCTTCATCGGGTCGCCGTCGATGAATTTTCTGCCGGCGACGGTCGCCTTGACGAACAGCCCGGTTCTGAAGACGCCGGAAGGCATAGAGCTGCCGGTGGACAACCGCGTGACGCTTACGGGACGCGCGGAGGTGACCTACGGCATTCGGCCGGAACACCTGCAGCTGGGCGAGTTCGGTATTCCGGCAGAGGTCGTGGTCGTTGAGCCGACCGGTTCCGAAACGCAGCTCTATGTCACGGTCGGTGGGCGCGAGGTCGTCGCCGTCCTGAAGGACCGGGTCGACGTCCGGCCGGGTGAGAAGATCTGGCTTGCCCCAAGGAAAGGCTGCGCCCATTTCTTCGACCCAAAATCCGGAGCGCGAATTACCGGGTGA
- a CDS encoding carbohydrate ABC transporter permease: MAIKSNRTARKAVLTLFWCVLAFLYLFPYTWMVLTGFRHGVDTISMPPRFIFEPTLAGFRHLFEVTGFQKYIINSAVVTIVSVLLVICVSAPAAYALAHVSKRGGTLLVAILIARIIPGIAIGVPVYLIATRLHQLDTYQALVVINVAVNIPFAIWLMRSFFMEVHPTLREAAISDGCSEWQVFTKIMLPLVLGGMLATSVFVFIAVWNEFLFALILTTSVSPTAPLAMLGFRTQYGVQWDAVGAAAFLVSTPVIIFAFIMQRYLVQGLTMGSVK; encoded by the coding sequence ATGGCTATCAAATCCAATCGCACGGCCCGCAAGGCGGTCCTGACCCTCTTCTGGTGTGTGCTCGCCTTCCTCTATCTGTTTCCATACACATGGATGGTGCTGACGGGCTTCCGGCATGGCGTCGATACGATCTCGATGCCGCCACGCTTTATTTTCGAGCCGACACTCGCGGGCTTCCGGCACCTGTTCGAAGTAACCGGGTTCCAGAAATACATTATCAACAGCGCCGTAGTGACGATCGTCAGTGTTTTGCTCGTGATCTGCGTTTCTGCCCCGGCCGCCTATGCGCTTGCTCACGTCAGCAAGCGGGGCGGTACTCTTCTGGTGGCGATCCTTATCGCACGCATCATCCCGGGTATTGCCATCGGCGTGCCGGTCTATCTGATCGCGACACGCCTCCACCAGCTCGACACCTATCAGGCGCTGGTCGTAATCAACGTCGCTGTCAACATCCCCTTCGCGATCTGGCTGATGCGCAGCTTTTTCATGGAGGTGCATCCGACGCTCCGCGAGGCGGCGATCTCGGACGGTTGCAGCGAATGGCAGGTGTTCACAAAGATCATGCTGCCGCTGGTGCTTGGCGGAATGCTGGCCACCTCGGTGTTCGTGTTCATCGCCGTCTGGAACGAGTTTCTATTCGCTCTGATCCTGACCACCTCAGTGAGCCCGACGGCGCCACTCGCGATGCTCGGCTTTAGAACCCAGTACGGCGTGCAATGGGACGCCGTGGGTGCTGCGGCTTTCCTGGTGTCGACGCCGGTCATCATCTTCGCCTTCATTATGCAGCGCTACTTGGTGCAAGGCCTGACCATGGGCTCCGTCAAGTGA
- a CDS encoding carbohydrate ABC transporter permease: MTISQTIPGDAVAVRRRRRIRISTVVWFTLPAAAIMLLVLGVPLVYSFYYSLTGWSLVIPGSDQDFIGLLNYTDVLRSSEFWAAIRVTLIYAVVAVSLECALGILFAVLLNLEFFGRGLFRSLMLIPMVITPAVVGIFWKLLYEQDSGVFNYLLVTLGLEAVPWLSLTVALASVIIMDVWQSTPFFTLIILAGLQSLDRDTVSAAQADGANALQVFRYLTLPHLVPYIMIAAAFRIIGVMADFDKIFLLTLGGPGNVTTTLSVYAYNTGFKVFDIGRTTAISWIYVVFVLAISAPLIWRLFRGASVNRH; the protein is encoded by the coding sequence ATGACGATCTCTCAAACAATTCCAGGGGACGCAGTGGCGGTTCGCCGGCGTCGCCGCATCCGCATCAGCACGGTGGTCTGGTTCACGCTACCGGCTGCGGCGATCATGCTGCTCGTTCTGGGCGTGCCGCTCGTCTACTCGTTCTACTACAGCCTTACGGGCTGGTCTCTCGTTATACCCGGCAGTGACCAGGACTTCATCGGCCTTCTCAACTATACTGATGTTTTGAGGAGCAGCGAGTTCTGGGCGGCGATCCGCGTGACGCTGATCTATGCCGTGGTTGCGGTGTCGCTGGAATGCGCTCTCGGCATCCTGTTCGCCGTGCTTTTGAACCTGGAATTCTTCGGCCGGGGCCTCTTTCGCTCCCTGATGTTGATCCCCATGGTGATCACGCCGGCGGTCGTCGGGATTTTCTGGAAGCTGCTTTATGAGCAGGATTCCGGAGTCTTCAACTATTTGCTCGTAACCTTGGGTCTCGAGGCGGTGCCGTGGCTGAGCCTCACTGTCGCCTTGGCCTCCGTCATCATCATGGATGTGTGGCAGTCGACGCCGTTCTTCACGCTAATCATCCTGGCGGGCCTGCAGTCTCTCGACCGGGACACGGTGAGCGCTGCGCAGGCGGACGGCGCTAATGCGCTCCAGGTCTTCCGCTACCTGACGCTGCCGCACCTCGTTCCCTACATCATGATCGCCGCAGCATTTCGTATCATCGGCGTCATGGCCGACTTCGACAAGATCTTCTTGTTGACGCTGGGCGGGCCCGGCAACGTCACGACGACGCTCAGCGTCTATGCCTACAACACAGGCTTCAAGGTCTTCGATATCGGCAGGACCACTGCGATCTCGTGGATCTATGTCGTCTTCGTTCTCGCGATCAGCGCACCGCTGATCTGGCGCCTGTTCCGCGGCGCAAGCGTCAACCGCCACTAG
- a CDS encoding extracellular solute-binding protein, producing the protein MLQQGGDMKRRTFSAGLAALPFLGPSLTRAFAQDAAASLPKTYSGQKIRALASTGAVWESMATISREFTDATGIAVEYVNLSYNEQYQKLILDLTSGAGSFDVFNFAYQWKYEIEPYSTDLSKIPTEIPGAPDLALDDYPKRALDIYGRVNDKLVGLPTIGDVTLFVWNKAAYEAAGLDPAAAPQTWDEVAERGAKLVGNGQFGYAMPAGKGIQTTVTWILIFKSMGGEYFDASGAPTFGSEAGVKTMKFLVEKLAPVSPPGNLTWDFPEMFNSLSTGQSAQSMMWPGAFGDLLNPRTSQVSDKIAWSPTPQASLLGGWAMGVNDASRAKDAAKLYVAWLTSPDIVRRMGLSGGAPARISALKDPELVKQAPNRPAVLAGLQGDVAEYPPIKEAEQIHIMIYDEVNAAVAKIKTPEQAAGDLQGKVESFMRRRGYLKT; encoded by the coding sequence ATGCTCCAGCAAGGAGGAGATATGAAACGTCGTACATTCAGTGCTGGGCTGGCGGCTCTGCCGTTCCTTGGCCCCAGCCTCACCCGCGCATTCGCGCAAGATGCTGCCGCCTCGCTCCCGAAAACCTATTCGGGGCAGAAAATCCGCGCTCTGGCCTCGACTGGTGCCGTATGGGAATCAATGGCTACCATCAGCCGGGAGTTCACCGACGCGACCGGCATCGCTGTTGAATACGTCAACCTGTCCTATAACGAGCAATACCAGAAGCTGATCCTGGATCTGACCAGCGGAGCCGGTTCGTTCGACGTCTTCAATTTCGCATACCAGTGGAAGTATGAGATCGAGCCCTATTCCACGGATCTTTCAAAAATTCCGACCGAAATCCCCGGTGCGCCAGATCTCGCGCTCGATGATTACCCGAAGCGCGCCCTGGACATCTACGGTCGCGTCAACGACAAGCTTGTGGGTCTTCCGACGATCGGGGACGTAACACTCTTCGTGTGGAACAAGGCCGCTTACGAGGCCGCGGGACTGGATCCAGCCGCGGCGCCACAGACCTGGGATGAAGTAGCCGAGCGCGGCGCCAAGCTGGTTGGCAATGGCCAGTTCGGCTATGCCATGCCGGCGGGCAAGGGAATCCAGACAACCGTCACCTGGATCCTGATCTTCAAGTCGATGGGCGGCGAATACTTTGATGCTTCCGGTGCGCCGACCTTTGGTAGCGAAGCCGGCGTGAAGACGATGAAGTTCCTGGTCGAAAAGCTGGCGCCAGTCAGCCCTCCGGGCAATCTGACCTGGGATTTCCCCGAGATGTTCAACAGTCTGTCGACCGGTCAGTCCGCGCAATCGATGATGTGGCCCGGAGCCTTCGGCGATCTGCTCAACCCGCGAACGTCACAGGTTTCCGATAAGATTGCGTGGTCGCCGACCCCGCAGGCTTCACTTTTGGGTGGCTGGGCCATGGGCGTGAACGACGCTTCCCGCGCCAAAGATGCAGCCAAGCTGTACGTTGCGTGGCTTACATCGCCCGACATTGTTCGTCGGATGGGTCTGTCTGGCGGCGCTCCGGCCCGCATTTCTGCGCTCAAAGATCCGGAACTAGTCAAGCAGGCTCCGAACCGACCTGCGGTGCTTGCCGGCCTGCAGGGCGACGTCGCCGAATATCCGCCGATCAAGGAAGCCGAGCAAATCCACATCATGATCTACGATGAGGTGAATGCGGCAGTGGCGAAGATCAAGACGCCGGAACAGGCGGCCGGCGATCTTCAGGGCAAGGTCGAGTCTTTCATGCGGCGCCGCGGCTATCTCAAAACTTGA
- a CDS encoding UbiA family prenyltransferase yields the protein MKSQQNEMKVLDLDCFDRHLPLICDLDGTLIKSDSLQENLFDAFFRSPQQVLRTVPRWFKGLAALKETLANVRPIEPRALPYREQTLELVRRAKATGRETYLVTAADQSIANDIISYLGGFDGAKGSDGSLNLRGRRKLQWLQERFPEGFIYAGDSAADLPIWAAASGAVLVGNGVKFESQLREAGVEVRTISPEKRHPVKDWLSELRIHQWSKNVLIFVPLFLGRIADFHAVLKTAVGFLAFGLIASATYIINDLADLEADRAHATKRFRAIAAGRVSVMSGFLASLLMLATGIGVALLLHPQFALVVSVYLVLTLAYSFRLKRDALLDVTVIGALFTLRIVMGQVLNGLAFSPWLLSFSAMFFISLALAKRHVEAMRACSKGKDAIKGRGYLPDDWPLTLGYGLASASASIVIMLLFLALEPRVTQLYHDPAWLYVAPLGVFIWLQRIWLLSHRMELHDDPIVFALNDKTSWFIGAIIGLAFVMAM from the coding sequence ATGAAGTCACAGCAAAATGAGATGAAGGTGCTCGATCTGGACTGCTTTGATCGCCATCTGCCTTTGATTTGTGACTTGGATGGCACACTGATAAAATCAGACAGCCTACAAGAGAATCTGTTTGACGCCTTCTTCCGTTCGCCGCAGCAGGTGCTTCGCACCGTTCCACGCTGGTTCAAGGGTCTCGCGGCCTTGAAGGAAACTCTGGCGAACGTTCGTCCGATTGAACCGCGGGCGCTGCCCTACCGTGAACAGACGTTGGAACTGGTTCGGCGCGCGAAAGCTACGGGACGTGAAACTTATCTCGTTACGGCAGCTGATCAGAGCATAGCAAATGACATCATTTCTTATCTTGGCGGTTTCGACGGTGCCAAGGGCAGTGATGGCTCATTGAACCTGAGGGGTCGCCGCAAACTGCAATGGCTTCAGGAGCGCTTTCCCGAGGGATTCATCTATGCGGGCGACAGTGCCGCCGACCTGCCGATCTGGGCGGCGGCTTCCGGAGCCGTTCTGGTTGGCAACGGAGTGAAGTTCGAAAGCCAACTCCGTGAGGCTGGTGTCGAGGTCAGGACGATCAGTCCTGAAAAAAGGCATCCGGTGAAGGATTGGCTTTCTGAACTCAGGATACACCAGTGGTCGAAAAATGTGCTGATCTTCGTGCCCCTGTTTCTCGGCCGTATTGCAGACTTCCATGCCGTGCTGAAAACGGCCGTCGGCTTTCTCGCTTTCGGATTGATTGCTTCGGCAACCTATATCATCAACGATCTGGCGGATCTGGAGGCGGATCGGGCGCATGCGACCAAACGCTTCCGGGCGATCGCTGCAGGCCGAGTCAGTGTGATGAGCGGCTTTCTAGCGAGTTTACTCATGCTGGCCACGGGCATTGGGGTAGCCCTACTTTTGCACCCTCAATTCGCGCTGGTTGTTTCTGTCTATCTAGTACTGACACTGGCCTATTCATTCCGCTTGAAGCGTGATGCGTTACTCGACGTGACAGTCATTGGGGCGTTATTCACCCTGAGGATTGTCATGGGTCAGGTGCTGAACGGCCTGGCATTCTCCCCTTGGCTTTTATCGTTTTCAGCCATGTTCTTCATTTCGCTGGCTCTGGCAAAACGTCATGTGGAAGCAATGCGCGCGTGCTCAAAAGGGAAGGACGCCATCAAAGGGCGCGGATACTTGCCTGACGATTGGCCACTCACCTTGGGCTATGGTCTTGCTTCCGCCTCAGCTTCAATCGTCATCATGCTGCTTTTCCTCGCGCTCGAGCCCAGAGTGACGCAACTATATCACGATCCGGCGTGGCTCTATGTTGCGCCGCTCGGCGTGTTTATATGGCTGCAAAGGATATGGCTCCTCAGTCATCGCATGGAATTGCACGACGACCCTATCGTCTTCGCGCTCAACGACAAGACCAGCTGGTTTATTGGCGCCATTATCGGTTTGGCGTTTGTGATGGCTATGTAA
- a CDS encoding NAD-dependent epimerase/dehydratase family protein, whose amino-acid sequence MHETTPITLSAPLVLLTGAAGWLGGRVTAALTTGLPDAGLLARGSFRIRALVPMGEDVSRLLEQGLEIVTGDIREMQSVRAFVAGAEGAILIHMAGIIHPKNVAEFEAINTQGTINLVTAAQKAGVRRAVIMSSNSPVGFNPHSDHRFTEESPYKPYAGYGRSKMLMEKALRAEMAAGSPMEIVIVRAPWFYGPNQPPRQTLFFKMIKDGKFPIVGSGRNRRSIGYTDNLAQGILLAAVHERAAGDIFWLADETPYTMNEIVEVVSMVLHEDFGMTVKPNTFHLPGIVGDVATIADATLQYAGIYHQKIHVLSELNKTIACDITKARKVLGYAPKIALREGMRRSVDWCLKNGQAF is encoded by the coding sequence ATGCACGAGACAACCCCTATAACTTTGAGCGCGCCCCTCGTACTCCTAACTGGAGCTGCCGGTTGGTTGGGCGGGCGGGTGACGGCCGCGTTGACGACGGGGTTGCCGGACGCAGGTCTTCTCGCACGAGGCAGTTTCCGGATAAGGGCGCTCGTGCCAATGGGAGAAGATGTATCGCGCCTGCTCGAGCAGGGTCTGGAAATCGTGACCGGCGACATTCGGGAGATGCAATCCGTCCGTGCATTCGTGGCCGGCGCCGAAGGCGCCATCTTGATTCACATGGCGGGCATCATTCATCCCAAAAATGTTGCCGAGTTTGAAGCGATCAACACACAGGGCACGATCAACCTCGTTACGGCAGCGCAAAAGGCAGGTGTGCGGCGGGCGGTCATCATGTCGTCGAATTCGCCGGTCGGCTTCAATCCTCACTCGGATCACAGATTCACGGAGGAAAGCCCCTATAAGCCGTATGCGGGATACGGCCGCTCCAAGATGCTGATGGAAAAGGCACTGCGTGCGGAAATGGCTGCTGGCAGCCCGATGGAGATTGTCATCGTCCGCGCGCCTTGGTTTTACGGTCCCAACCAGCCTCCAAGGCAAACGCTTTTCTTCAAGATGATCAAAGATGGCAAGTTTCCCATTGTTGGGTCGGGGCGGAACCGCCGCTCCATCGGCTACACTGACAATCTGGCGCAGGGCATCCTTCTTGCCGCAGTTCACGAGCGGGCGGCGGGAGATATTTTCTGGCTTGCAGACGAGACGCCCTACACCATGAACGAAATTGTCGAGGTCGTTAGCATGGTCCTGCACGAAGATTTCGGCATGACCGTCAAGCCCAACACGTTCCATCTGCCGGGCATCGTAGGCGACGTCGCAACGATAGCTGATGCCACTCTCCAGTATGCCGGCATCTATCACCAGAAAATCCATGTGCTGTCGGAACTGAACAAGACAATTGCCTGCGACATCACAAAAGCCAGAAAAGTGCTCGGTTACGCGCCGAAAATCGCGTTGCGCGAAGGCATGCGACGTTCGGTCGATTGGTGCCTTAAGAACGGTCAGGCATTCTAG